The following proteins are encoded in a genomic region of Leptolyngbya ohadii IS1:
- a CDS encoding PAS domain S-box protein — MERQRYFQGFYWSRAVAQRFSLPLLLGIIATIAVLVLWQQVLAEEHLHTERLVQQQVTTIQTELEKDLTAHVATLERMAKRWDIAVGTSKNVWEVSAASNIEHFPGLQAIAWIDSSFRVQWVVPQNDRLQNLNLRQDPRFQSTLNEARNLRQPRLTPIFPFADGGKGFLVIVPLFVEAQADKIGDRFDGFILGVLSPQPLFDSTLLPSYQYRVQIYDETGLIYQHGEILPSSPSKTVTLRVYGQGLQIQVALASLIHEHEYESPLAATVLGGGLVGAWTLALVVHLGQQANRQSRRTRIINQQLQNELIHRQQAEESLKFSQSRYEALIINIPGMVYRYYPHTNARSHHFTFVSPHSYELLELAPEVMIQDANAFVNLIHVEDLPSFVSSVAYAVEHFLPWHWEGRIVVPSGQMKWIEGKSQAQQTIEGAAWDGILIDISDRKEAEETLRQSEENFRQLTENIRAVFWMSDLSIGQVLYVSPAYEEIWGQPCEALYQDFSQWIDAIHPEDRDRVEQAQINDVFQGTYNEEYRIIRPDGSIRWIHDRSFIIKNQPLMTKRIAGIAEDITARKRVEAALEKELLRSRTLFNTSIDGIVILNHQGDVIQTSSGFARMLGYTVEDTLQLNVVDWDIQWTREELQQILERSIELPPVFETRHQRKDGSLYDVEISYNRAELDGEMTHFCICRDVSDRKQAEMTKQALIEAIPDFLVRLRRDGINLEVLNRGSLQGILPNGEDIVGRSISDTMPVDIANERLALVQQALKSSLVQTQEYQFEFNGEVVYEEARIVPLTIDEVLVVVRDITKRHRAEQALRDSEEKFRQLIDNIHQAFFILSAQGDMVYISPAYEQIWQRSCDSLYADSRSWLDSVHVDDLPRVAVAFHNQISCGQPFDEVYRVIRQNGEIRWISAKSFPLKDESGQVIRFTGIAEDITQQKQAEDALRQSEATKQAIIQAIPDLLIQMHPNGDYIEFVSNRNFNIINSAQVRQDVNIYNVLPYDLAQLRIHYTQLALESNTVQIYEHEIVIEGQQRYEEVRIVPLQHNEVLVMVRDITDRKRAEIDLQNSQARFAGILEIASDAIISVNIKQQITLFNKGAERIFGYTAAEVLGQPLALLMPDRFAQAHQHHINQYAQDGSQTRQMAQRGAIFGRRKDGTEFPAEASIAKLNLNGEIIFTTFLRDISERVQYESERQRAELFLRQSEEKFRMAIDFTYNWEYWQAPDGSFVYVSPSCERITGYTPAEFIENPHLIQTIIHPDDSSTFAHHICDSESKTGAVEFRIITRSQEVRWIAHICQPVFSNTGTYLGKRASNRDISERIRLEAERQQSEQSLRESEARFQAFMRYSPAPAWISDSEGKIAYLSQAYLDTFRVPDGDVIGQSIFDLFPADVAQPLLENIQTVAHTQQVLEAIEVAPRRDGTMGTFLVYKFPMPNLFGQLLVGGVAIDITQQHQAEAALRKSEATKQAIIQAIPDLLMRMYSDGSHVEFISNSPFNLINPTQFIEEINIYNVLPGALAQLRMHYTQQALQTEIVQVYEQEILVEGTQHYEEVRIVPLQHDEVLVMVREITDRKQAEIALQESATREQAIAQIIQQMRQSLSLEAIFATTTQELRRVLNCDRVLVYRFNPDWSGAVVAESIGKGWISVIETLMNEDASFAAQTLESDRCIIKRWDSQEAETQDTYIQKTQGNIYYQETSYRVVKDIYQSGFENCYVEFLEKFQTRAYLTVPIFSNNKLWGLLASYQNSEPREWREGEVQVASQIGTQLGIAIQQAELFAQVQQQSQQLRQAMEAAEAANLAKSMFLANMSHELRTPLNVILGFAQVMSHDSSLTPAQRDDLQTIQRSGDHLLSLINDVLDLSKIETGHCILEESGFDLISLLHTLRTMMAERAKAKQLQLSFDIAPEVPQFVIGDEQKLRQILLNLLSNAIKFTKQGSVTLRVTSWESFQKACLVPNVSQYDSLNPPIASIACTLQFEVADTGIGIAETEQESIFDAFAQAEAGRKSIGGTGLGLTISRRLLALMNGTISVESIPEVGSTFTVTVPVCPASGVDGQVEQQERTIIGLVPEQPHRRILVVDDQRENRSLMVRLLTRLGLEVQEATNGQEAIALWQEWKPDLTWMDIRMPGLDGYEATKQIRAMEHEKASIIIALTAQASQSDRALALAAGCNDYISKPFREETLFLKLKEYLGLEYLYAEASDLPNSPSVAVPDADVNQLSFFDPKLLTQLPVNWLETLEDLALCGNDRAIVDLTNQLAPALDALKAQLLDLANRCEFEQIIRLIHRNFSS; from the coding sequence ATGGAAAGACAACGTTATTTTCAAGGGTTCTACTGGAGTAGGGCAGTAGCTCAGCGATTTTCGCTCCCTCTGTTACTGGGAATTATTGCGACGATCGCTGTACTGGTCTTATGGCAGCAGGTGCTTGCAGAAGAACATTTGCACACCGAACGGTTAGTTCAACAGCAGGTGACTACGATTCAAACAGAACTTGAGAAAGACCTGACAGCTCACGTTGCAACCCTTGAACGCATGGCAAAACGGTGGGACATAGCTGTGGGTACCAGCAAAAACGTTTGGGAGGTATCGGCAGCCAGTAACATCGAGCATTTTCCTGGATTACAGGCGATCGCGTGGATCGATTCGTCGTTCCGGGTGCAGTGGGTTGTTCCTCAGAATGATCGATTGCAGAATCTCAATCTCCGCCAAGACCCCCGGTTTCAATCGACCTTAAATGAGGCACGCAACCTGCGTCAACCTCGTTTAACGCCTATATTTCCATTTGCAGATGGAGGAAAAGGCTTTTTAGTCATTGTCCCACTCTTTGTAGAGGCACAAGCAGATAAGATAGGCGATCGTTTTGATGGGTTTATTCTAGGAGTCCTGTCACCGCAACCTTTATTCGACAGTACTTTGCTTCCTTCATATCAGTATCGGGTTCAGATCTATGATGAAACTGGGTTAATTTATCAACACGGAGAGATTCTGCCCTCGTCTCCATCAAAGACCGTGACCCTTCGAGTCTATGGTCAAGGGTTGCAGATACAGGTAGCTCTAGCATCATTGATCCATGAGCATGAGTATGAGTCTCCCCTTGCCGCTACTGTTTTAGGGGGTGGTTTAGTAGGTGCGTGGACACTTGCACTCGTGGTTCATCTGGGGCAACAGGCAAATCGCCAGTCCCGTCGGACCCGAATTATCAATCAACAGCTACAGAACGAACTCATTCATCGACAACAAGCTGAAGAATCACTCAAGTTCAGTCAATCCCGGTACGAAGCATTAATCATCAATATACCGGGTATGGTTTATCGCTACTATCCCCATACGAATGCTAGATCCCATCACTTCACCTTCGTCAGTCCTCATTCTTATGAGCTACTGGAGCTAGCACCAGAGGTCATGATTCAAGATGCAAATGCCTTCGTCAATTTAATCCATGTCGAAGACTTACCATCTTTTGTGTCTTCCGTTGCCTATGCAGTAGAACACTTTTTACCCTGGCACTGGGAGGGGCGAATTGTCGTGCCATCAGGACAGATGAAATGGATTGAAGGGAAGTCCCAAGCACAACAAACCATTGAGGGTGCTGCTTGGGATGGAATTTTGATTGATATTAGCGATCGCAAGGAAGCTGAAGAAACATTACGGCAAAGTGAGGAAAATTTTCGCCAGCTCACTGAAAATATTCGTGCTGTATTTTGGATGTCTGATCTGAGTATTGGACAGGTTCTTTACGTCAGCCCAGCGTACGAAGAAATTTGGGGGCAGCCATGTGAAGCTCTCTATCAAGATTTTTCTCAATGGATTGATGCAATTCATCCAGAGGATCGCGACCGTGTTGAGCAAGCTCAAATTAATGATGTATTTCAGGGAACTTACAACGAAGAGTATCGAATTATTCGACCCGATGGTTCGATTCGTTGGATTCACGATCGCAGTTTTATAATTAAAAATCAGCCTTTAATGACGAAACGCATTGCTGGAATTGCAGAGGACATTACGGCTCGTAAGCGAGTTGAAGCTGCTCTAGAAAAAGAACTATTACGAAGTAGAACTCTATTTAATACTTCGATCGACGGGATTGTCATTCTAAATCATCAAGGGGATGTGATTCAAACCAGCTCTGGGTTTGCTAGGATGTTAGGCTATACCGTTGAAGACACCCTCCAGTTGAACGTGGTTGATTGGGATATTCAATGGACGCGGGAAGAACTACAACAAATTTTGGAGCGGTCAATTGAACTTCCTCCTGTATTTGAGACACGCCACCAGCGGAAAGATGGTTCTCTTTATGATGTAGAGATTAGCTATAACCGGGCAGAATTAGACGGTGAGATGACGCACTTCTGCATCTGCCGGGATGTTAGCGATCGCAAGCAAGCAGAAATGACCAAGCAGGCGTTGATTGAAGCAATTCCCGATTTCCTGGTGAGACTGCGACGAGATGGCATAAATTTAGAAGTTTTAAATCGTGGATCGCTTCAGGGTATTTTACCCAATGGGGAAGATATTGTTGGTCGATCAATCTCGGACACAATGCCAGTTGATATTGCAAATGAACGCCTTGCATTAGTTCAACAGGCTTTGAAATCGAGTCTGGTTCAAACACAGGAGTATCAGTTTGAATTCAATGGCGAAGTAGTTTATGAAGAAGCAAGAATAGTACCCCTTACGATTGATGAGGTGTTGGTCGTTGTTCGTGATATTACAAAGCGACACAGAGCGGAACAGGCTTTAAGAGACAGTGAAGAGAAATTCCGGCAGTTGATAGACAACATTCATCAAGCATTTTTCATTCTATCAGCGCAAGGGGATATGGTTTACATCTCTCCAGCTTATGAGCAGATTTGGCAACGAAGTTGTGATAGCCTCTATGCGGACTCTCGTTCCTGGTTAGACTCAGTTCATGTAGACGATTTACCGAGAGTCGCTGTTGCCTTTCACAATCAGATTTCATGCGGACAGCCATTCGATGAAGTGTATCGGGTCATTCGCCAAAATGGGGAGATCCGCTGGATCTCTGCCAAATCTTTTCCACTCAAAGACGAAAGCGGTCAAGTGATTCGCTTTACAGGAATCGCTGAAGATATTACTCAACAAAAACAAGCAGAAGACGCACTCCGCCAAAGTGAAGCAACCAAACAAGCCATTATTCAAGCAATTCCAGATCTTCTAATTCAAATGCATCCTAATGGCGATTATATTGAATTTGTTTCTAACCGCAATTTTAATATCATTAATTCTGCTCAAGTTCGTCAAGATGTCAATATATACAACGTATTGCCTTATGACTTGGCACAATTACGAATACATTATACTCAACTTGCACTGGAATCCAACACAGTACAAATTTATGAACATGAAATCGTAATTGAAGGACAGCAACGATATGAGGAAGTACGAATTGTTCCTCTCCAGCACAATGAAGTTCTCGTCATGGTACGAGACATTACCGATCGTAAACGAGCCGAAATTGACTTACAAAACTCGCAAGCACGGTTTGCTGGAATTTTAGAAATCGCCAGCGATGCCATCATCTCGGTCAACATCAAACAACAAATCACGCTGTTTAATAAAGGAGCTGAGCGCATTTTTGGTTACACAGCAGCAGAGGTCTTAGGTCAGCCTCTAGCCCTGTTGATGCCCGATCGCTTTGCCCAGGCTCACCAACACCACATCAACCAATACGCACAGGATGGAAGCCAGACGCGGCAAATGGCACAGCGAGGTGCAATCTTTGGACGACGCAAGGATGGTACTGAGTTTCCAGCAGAAGCATCAATTGCGAAGCTAAATCTCAATGGGGAGATTATCTTCACCACGTTTTTGCGCGATATCAGTGAAAGAGTACAATATGAATCCGAACGTCAACGGGCAGAGCTTTTCTTGCGCCAAAGCGAAGAAAAGTTTCGGATGGCGATCGACTTTACTTATAACTGGGAGTATTGGCAGGCTCCTGATGGTTCATTTGTTTATGTTTCACCCTCTTGCGAGAGAATAACAGGATATACGCCTGCTGAGTTCATCGAAAATCCTCATTTGATTCAAACAATCATTCACCCAGATGATTCTTCCACCTTTGCTCATCATATTTGTGACAGCGAGTCAAAGACTGGAGCGGTTGAATTTCGGATTATCACTCGCTCCCAGGAAGTTCGATGGATTGCCCACATTTGCCAACCTGTATTTAGTAATACAGGAACTTATTTAGGTAAACGAGCGAGTAATCGAGACATTAGTGAACGGATACGGCTCGAAGCCGAGCGTCAACAATCAGAGCAATCATTACGAGAGAGTGAAGCTCGTTTCCAGGCTTTTATGCGCTATAGCCCGGCTCCTGCTTGGATTAGCGATTCTGAAGGTAAGATTGCCTACCTCAGTCAGGCTTATCTTGACACATTTCGAGTACCTGACGGAGATGTAATTGGTCAATCTATTTTTGATTTGTTTCCGGCTGATGTTGCTCAACCTTTACTAGAAAACATTCAAACGGTTGCCCACACTCAGCAAGTTCTAGAAGCGATTGAGGTTGCTCCCCGTCGAGATGGAACAATGGGAACTTTTCTGGTCTACAAATTTCCAATGCCCAACTTGTTTGGGCAACTGTTGGTTGGAGGCGTGGCGATTGATATCACCCAACAACACCAAGCTGAAGCAGCGTTGCGTAAGAGCGAAGCCACTAAACAAGCCATTATCCAGGCAATTCCGGATTTGTTGATGAGAATGTATTCGGATGGAAGCCATGTTGAATTTATTTCTAATAGCCCCTTTAACCTCATCAACCCAACGCAATTTATTGAAGAGATCAATATTTATAATGTACTGCCAGGTGCTCTTGCACAATTGCGAATGCATTACACCCAACAAGCTTTACAAACTGAAATTGTACAGGTGTACGAACAAGAAATCCTAGTTGAGGGAACCCAACACTATGAGGAAGTGCGAATTGTGCCTCTCCAACATGACGAAGTTCTCGTTATGGTACGAGAAATTACCGATCGCAAGCAAGCTGAAATCGCACTCCAAGAAAGTGCTACACGAGAACAAGCAATTGCCCAGATCATTCAACAAATGCGCCAAAGCTTGAGTTTGGAAGCAATTTTTGCGACTACAACTCAGGAATTGCGGCGAGTGTTGAACTGTGATCGCGTTTTAGTCTATCGCTTTAATCCAGACTGGAGTGGCGCGGTGGTTGCTGAATCAATTGGTAAGGGTTGGATTTCTGTTATTGAAACTTTGATGAATGAGGATGCTTCGTTTGCGGCGCAAACACTGGAGTCCGATCGTTGCATCATTAAACGATGGGATAGCCAAGAGGCAGAAACGCAAGATACTTATATTCAGAAAACTCAAGGTAATATCTACTATCAGGAAACTTCATATCGTGTTGTCAAAGATATTTACCAGTCAGGCTTTGAAAACTGCTATGTTGAATTTCTAGAGAAATTTCAGACGCGAGCCTATTTGACGGTTCCTATCTTTAGCAACAACAAACTCTGGGGACTGCTTGCCAGTTACCAAAACTCTGAGCCACGAGAATGGCGTGAGGGTGAAGTTCAGGTTGCCAGCCAAATTGGAACTCAGTTAGGCATTGCAATTCAACAGGCTGAACTATTTGCTCAAGTCCAACAGCAGTCTCAACAATTACGACAGGCAATGGAGGCGGCTGAAGCAGCAAATTTGGCTAAGAGTATGTTTTTGGCAAATATGAGCCATGAACTCCGTACTCCATTAAATGTCATTCTTGGGTTTGCTCAGGTCATGTCTCATGACTCATCTCTTACCCCTGCTCAACGAGATGATCTACAAACGATTCAGCGGAGTGGCGATCATCTTTTAAGCTTAATTAATGATGTGTTAGATTTATCCAAAATTGAAACCGGGCACTGCATCCTAGAAGAATCAGGATTTGATTTAATTTCTCTGCTCCATACGCTTCGTACCATGATGGCTGAACGGGCGAAGGCAAAGCAACTTCAACTGTCCTTTGACATTGCTCCAGAAGTGCCTCAGTTCGTTATTGGGGATGAGCAGAAGCTACGCCAGATTCTCCTTAACCTCCTTAGCAATGCCATTAAGTTTACCAAGCAGGGAAGTGTAACCTTACGAGTGACCAGTTGGGAATCATTCCAAAAAGCCTGCTTAGTACCCAATGTCTCACAATATGACTCTCTCAATCCCCCTATTGCCAGTATTGCTTGCACCCTTCAGTTTGAAGTCGCAGATACGGGAATTGGTATTGCCGAAACAGAGCAAGAGTCCATCTTTGATGCCTTTGCACAAGCAGAGGCGGGTCGCAAATCAATCGGTGGAACTGGCTTGGGACTGACCATTAGCCGTAGGCTGCTCGCATTAATGAATGGCACCATTTCTGTTGAAAGTATCCCAGAAGTGGGAAGTACTTTTACAGTGACGGTTCCCGTCTGTCCAGCCAGTGGGGTTGATGGTCAGGTCGAACAACAGGAGCGCACGATTATTGGATTGGTTCCAGAGCAACCCCATCGCCGAATTTTGGTTGTTGATGATCAACGTGAAAATCGATCGCTCATGGTTCGACTGCTCACTCGTCTGGGGTTGGAGGTGCAAGAAGCAACCAACGGGCAGGAAGCGATCGCGCTCTGGCAGGAGTGGAAGCCCGATCTGACGTGGATGGATATTCGGATGCCGGGACTGGACGGATATGAGGCAACGAAACAGATCCGGGCAATGGAGCATGAGAAAGCCAGCATTATTATTGCTCTAACGGCTCAGGCTTCTCAGAGCGATCGCGCCCTTGCCCTCGCCGCAGGTTGTAATGATTACATCAGTAAGCCGTTCCGAGAAGAAACTCTATTTCTTAAATTGAAAGAATATTTGGGCTTAGAGTATCTCTATGCTGAAGCCTCAGATCTACCAAATTCTCCTTCTGTTGCAGTACCTGATGCGGATGTGAATCAGTTGAGTTTTTTTGATCCAAAACTGCTAACTCAATTACCTGTAAATTGGCTGGAAACGCTAGAAGATCTGGCACTCTGTGGAAATGATCGAGCGATCGTAGACCTTACCAATCAGTTAGCACCAGCATTGGATGCCCTCAAAGCTCAGTTATTGGATCTTGCTAACCGATGTGAGTTTGAGCAAATCATCCGTTTGATTCATCGTAATTTTTCATCCTAA
- a CDS encoding response regulator, giving the protein MKALLIEDDRAIGDILTDALSSHYWVVERAWDGELGLELTSVQEYDLILLDIGLPKVDGITVCKQLRSRGCQTPVLLLTGQNSAEAQIAGLDAGADDYITKPFNLDIVLARVRAVVRKGKSAAPIVTWENIQLDPARGEVRCDDKVINLRAKEFGLLELFLLTPKRIFSRRAILDHLWDSAHSSGEETVSTHVKCVRQKLKAAGASDPIETVHGLGYRLRSPRTDPTLPLQAEKAPSTSGLSLSTSDQKAQAVTSKVWNQFKTQYAEQIQTLGTLIHALKPAVASSQQQECKDLAHKLVGSMGMFGLIDASQRARDLEQVMKVSFLKAEQIEEAIQAVEFLKQAIAQAQVTPPPKTQSLPTPNTFSHSFTQILIVDDDLLLADRLRIEAIAWHLQVEIATDLTVARQMIAQHPPNVILLDLSFPGEESGLTLMQELEQRSLKIPVVIFTAKENLRDRIAAARLGVSAFLQKPIPAHEILKTVTDVLNRNSHFPQTDRLLIVDDDPGFLKALSERLSERGLQVTTTADPQSFWQTLTSCSPNVLILDLEMPEFDGVELCQVVRADPKWQHLKVLFLSAHTEAEMINKAYAAGADDYISKSALGNDLVTRILYRVGRN; this is encoded by the coding sequence ATGAAAGCATTGTTAATTGAAGACGATCGCGCCATCGGGGATATTCTCACAGATGCTCTCAGTAGCCACTATTGGGTTGTAGAGCGAGCCTGGGATGGAGAATTAGGGCTAGAGTTGACCAGTGTCCAGGAATATGACTTGATTTTGCTCGATATTGGATTGCCTAAAGTTGATGGCATTACGGTTTGTAAACAACTCCGTAGCAGAGGTTGCCAGACTCCTGTTCTTTTATTGACGGGGCAAAATAGTGCTGAAGCCCAAATCGCTGGGCTAGACGCGGGGGCTGATGACTATATTACAAAGCCATTCAATCTCGACATTGTTCTGGCACGAGTGCGGGCAGTGGTTCGTAAAGGCAAATCAGCAGCACCGATCGTGACCTGGGAAAATATCCAGCTTGACCCAGCCCGTGGAGAAGTGAGGTGTGATGATAAGGTGATCAACCTGAGAGCGAAAGAATTTGGCTTATTAGAGCTTTTTCTCCTCACCCCCAAGCGAATTTTTAGCCGTCGTGCCATTCTGGATCATCTTTGGGACTCTGCACACTCATCGGGTGAGGAGACCGTTAGCACTCATGTTAAATGTGTGCGGCAGAAGTTAAAAGCGGCAGGTGCCTCTGACCCCATTGAAACCGTGCATGGCTTGGGCTATCGATTGCGATCGCCCCGAACTGATCCAACTCTCCCGCTCCAGGCTGAAAAAGCCCCATCAACTAGTGGACTAAGCCTCAGCACTTCTGACCAGAAAGCGCAGGCAGTCACTTCAAAGGTCTGGAATCAGTTTAAAACGCAGTATGCTGAGCAGATTCAAACTTTGGGAACCCTAATCCATGCCCTTAAACCCGCTGTAGCTTCTAGCCAACAGCAGGAATGTAAGGATTTAGCCCATAAATTAGTGGGTTCGATGGGGATGTTTGGTTTGATAGACGCTTCTCAACGTGCCAGAGACTTGGAGCAAGTCATGAAAGTTTCTTTCCTAAAGGCAGAGCAAATCGAAGAAGCCATTCAAGCCGTTGAGTTTTTGAAGCAGGCGATCGCCCAGGCACAGGTAACACCTCCACCCAAAACACAGTCCCTGCCCACTCCAAACACTTTTTCTCATTCATTTACCCAAATTTTAATTGTGGATGATGACTTACTGTTAGCTGATCGCCTGCGAATTGAGGCAATTGCTTGGCATCTCCAGGTTGAGATCGCCACCGATCTCACCGTTGCTCGTCAGATGATCGCTCAACATCCACCCAATGTCATTTTGCTCGACTTGAGTTTTCCCGGAGAAGAGAGTGGGCTGACCTTAATGCAGGAGTTAGAACAACGATCGCTCAAAATTCCAGTTGTCATCTTTACCGCAAAAGAGAATTTGCGCGATCGGATAGCAGCGGCTCGATTGGGAGTGAGTGCCTTTTTACAAAAACCAATCCCTGCTCACGAAATCTTAAAGACAGTTACCGATGTCCTGAACCGAAACTCTCACTTTCCACAAACCGATCGACTCCTAATTGTGGATGATGATCCAGGATTCCTCAAGGCGCTCTCAGAACGACTATCAGAACGTGGGCTACAGGTAACAACCACTGCCGATCCTCAAAGTTTCTGGCAAACTTTAACCTCCTGTAGCCCTAATGTGTTGATCTTAGATCTGGAAATGCCTGAATTTGATGGGGTGGAATTATGCCAGGTTGTGAGGGCAGATCCGAAATGGCAACATCTTAAGGTTTTGTTTTTATCAGCTCATACGGAAGCAGAGATGATTAACAAAGCCTATGCTGCTGGAGCTGATGATTACATCAGCAAATCCGCGCTAGGCAACGATTTAGTCACTCGCATCCTCTACCGTGTTGGACGCAACTAG